From the genome of Novipirellula aureliae, one region includes:
- a CDS encoding ParB/RepB/Spo0J family partition protein: protein MTSGNGAPRAQDISIVKLVPRNERKVAKKYSQRIEASLRAVGLIEPLIVFPLGDTYEILDGCLRYRILLEHGVETVPCLIHDQRDGFTSNRMVNQLSASQEMRMLRKSLEELDEKTIATALGMQGIGHRLNKGLLTKLHPDLVKAFNANKINLLTAKELTNVKQDRQLEILKLMQSCNDYSTTFARGLVLKTPVAKRTKANGKKSPWTEADEKKSQLLKKLQEAEQQQDFYSGLYRQYTTNLLKTVIYVRQLLGNAEVKAYLTEHHAELTTIFEQILENTEG from the coding sequence ATGACTTCCGGCAACGGTGCCCCTCGGGCCCAGGACATTTCGATTGTCAAACTCGTGCCGCGGAACGAACGCAAGGTGGCCAAGAAATACTCGCAGCGCATCGAGGCTAGCTTGCGAGCCGTTGGACTGATCGAACCGCTGATCGTGTTCCCGCTCGGCGACACGTACGAAATCCTCGATGGTTGCTTGCGGTATCGGATCTTGCTCGAACACGGTGTCGAAACGGTTCCGTGCTTGATCCATGACCAGCGAGATGGCTTTACAAGCAACCGTATGGTGAATCAGCTGAGTGCGTCGCAGGAAATGCGAATGCTTCGGAAATCGCTGGAGGAACTCGACGAGAAGACGATCGCGACGGCGCTCGGAATGCAAGGCATCGGGCACCGTTTGAACAAAGGCCTGCTGACAAAACTGCATCCCGACTTGGTCAAAGCGTTCAACGCGAACAAGATCAATCTGCTAACGGCGAAGGAACTGACGAACGTCAAACAGGATCGCCAACTCGAAATTCTGAAGCTGATGCAATCGTGCAACGACTACTCGACGACGTTCGCCCGCGGGTTGGTGCTCAAGACGCCGGTGGCGAAACGCACCAAGGCGAATGGCAAGAAGTCACCTTGGACGGAAGCGGACGAGAAGAAGAGTCAGTTGCTCAAGAAGCTGCAAGAAGCCGAACAACAACAGGATTTCTATTCGGGGTTGTACCGGCAGTACACGACGAACCTGCTGAAGACGGTGATCTACGTTCGGCAGTTGCTGGGCAACGCTGAAGTGAAAGCGTACTTGACCGAACACCACGCGGAGCTGACGACGATCTTTGAACAAATCCTTGAAAACACGGAGGGTTGA
- a CDS encoding nucleoside triphosphate pyrophosphohydrolase family protein, whose amino-acid sequence MRKQLEQVTQFHQQIGEVVADSPRLLQHSEDLDRNLANSLREVLSAYDREDEPRTQLMRRAMMAIEELAEWVEAHNERDLVAAADAWADRITVLLGDAVATGMPAERLLDEVHRSNMTKLAVNEQTGKGTKSECYQRPEIEQVLNHVDRGEN is encoded by the coding sequence GTGAGAAAACAGCTCGAACAAGTCACTCAATTTCATCAGCAGATCGGTGAGGTCGTTGCGGATTCGCCTCGATTGTTGCAGCACAGTGAGGATCTTGATCGCAATCTTGCGAACAGTTTGCGTGAAGTCCTGTCGGCTTACGACCGTGAGGATGAACCAAGGACGCAACTCATGCGTCGGGCGATGATGGCGATCGAGGAATTGGCCGAGTGGGTTGAAGCTCACAATGAACGCGACCTCGTTGCCGCCGCGGATGCTTGGGCGGATCGGATTACCGTGTTGCTTGGTGACGCAGTCGCCACTGGAATGCCGGCCGAACGTTTGCTCGACGAAGTGCATCGCTCCAACATGACCAAACTCGCGGTGAATGAGCAAACCGGTAAGGGAACGAAAAGCGAATGCTATCAACGGCCTGAGATTGAGCAAGTTTTGAATCATGTCGACCGAGGAGAAAATTGA
- a CDS encoding SLOG family protein, translated as MKTIIAGSRSIARISSRRWDYDQLATILNTAIAESGFKTTEVISGGAGGPDRAGEQWAARNGVPITVIKPDWKLGRGAGLIRNRELAAVGEALIALHDGESTGTQDMIDHMKAAGRPVHVVVLTA; from the coding sequence ATGAAAACAATCATCGCTGGATCTCGCAGCATTGCCCGCATCAGTTCTCGTCGCTGGGACTACGACCAACTTGCGACCATTCTTAATACCGCCATCGCGGAATCCGGTTTCAAAACCACGGAAGTCATCTCGGGCGGCGCAGGCGGCCCAGACCGTGCCGGGGAGCAATGGGCCGCTCGCAACGGCGTTCCCATCACGGTGATCAAACCCGATTGGAAGCTCGGTCGCGGAGCCGGTTTGATCCGCAACCGCGAACTCGCCGCTGTCGGCGAAGCTTTGATCGCACTTCATGACGGTGAAAGCACCGGCACCCAGGACATGATCGACCACATGAAGGCCGCTGGCAGGCCGGTTCATGTGGTCGTCTTGACGGCCTAG
- a CDS encoding alpha/beta fold hydrolase: MHSDSIPLILFSGLAADCEVFAPQSLAFENLVVPSWPVPKSDDTLDSYSERLASELRSYGPAVIGGASFGGIVALHVAKYLDPLAVILIGSIRSSDELPRYAKWARPLRPLVSLLPVRLMQIACVPIGSKLIGGWFPDPSGLARQFRHSDPRVFKWSLSRILDWESTPQFGCPIFHIHGDRDMVLPIRHTTPTQIVAGGGHVISLTHAREVNAFIRFVLKQLNKEQGNDS; the protein is encoded by the coding sequence ATGCACAGTGACTCAATCCCCCTGATTCTGTTTTCAGGGCTCGCTGCGGATTGCGAGGTCTTTGCTCCGCAGTCGCTCGCGTTCGAAAACCTGGTCGTGCCGAGTTGGCCGGTTCCTAAATCAGATGATACGCTTGACAGCTACAGTGAGCGATTGGCAAGCGAGTTGCGGTCTTATGGACCAGCGGTGATTGGTGGCGCGTCGTTCGGTGGGATCGTGGCTTTGCATGTTGCCAAGTACCTTGATCCACTGGCCGTGATCCTAATTGGTAGTATTCGATCTTCGGACGAGTTGCCGCGATACGCAAAATGGGCTCGTCCGCTGCGGCCACTCGTTTCACTGCTGCCTGTCCGGCTGATGCAGATTGCTTGCGTGCCGATTGGATCGAAGCTAATTGGCGGTTGGTTTCCAGACCCTAGCGGACTGGCTCGCCAATTCCGTCACAGCGATCCGAGAGTATTTAAGTGGTCGCTGTCGCGAATCCTCGATTGGGAATCCACACCGCAATTTGGCTGCCCCATCTTTCACATTCATGGTGACCGCGACATGGTATTGCCGATCCGACACACAACGCCAACGCAAATCGTCGCTGGTGGTGGTCACGTCATTTCACTGACGCACGCTCGTGAAGTGAACGCATTCATTCGTTTTGTATTGAAACAATTGAACAAGGAACAAGGAAATGATTCGTGA
- a CDS encoding c-type cytochrome domain-containing protein translates to MKFRLLTAMFMLASGVTAAQISSVATAQEFASSDRPTLEQLKAEGAFQSSYRKSIPQTKTFETPQSDLNGFRAEIEPALKQACYDCHGSENAEGDMRIDTLDPDLLHGEDISWWLVLRYI, encoded by the coding sequence ATGAAATTTCGATTATTGACTGCAATGTTCATGCTCGCCAGCGGTGTGACTGCTGCACAAATATCAAGCGTCGCAACGGCGCAAGAATTTGCCAGCTCTGACAGGCCGACACTCGAGCAGCTGAAGGCCGAAGGCGCGTTTCAGTCGAGCTATCGGAAATCGATTCCGCAAACGAAAACGTTTGAAACGCCGCAGTCAGATTTGAATGGATTCCGCGCGGAGATCGAACCCGCGCTCAAGCAGGCTTGCTACGATTGCCACGGATCGGAAAACGCCGAAGGCGACATGCGAATCGACACATTGGATCCCGATCTTCTGCACGGGGAAGATATCAGTTGGTGGCTAGTGCTGCGTTACATCTAG
- a CDS encoding DUF7577 domain-containing protein, translating into MVVKLPAFLVDYVEVGLQGEDGAIPLPIDEDDDLYSPDETGTKWKCENCGELNASSFDLCWQCQHEYGEPPQ; encoded by the coding sequence GTGGTTGTAAAACTACCTGCGTTTCTTGTTGACTATGTCGAGGTCGGATTGCAAGGCGAAGACGGAGCAATACCGTTACCAATTGACGAAGACGACGATTTGTATTCGCCTGACGAAACGGGAACGAAATGGAAGTGTGAGAACTGTGGTGAGCTCAACGCCTCCTCGTTTGATCTTTGTTGGCAATGTCAGCATGAGTATGGCGAGCCACCCCAATGA
- a CDS encoding nucleoside triphosphate pyrophosphohydrolase family protein, with product MEKKIAKVTEFHRSIGEKVADDAELLEQNIEADRKLANGLRELIAKSMSDGQRGSHLNRRALMAIEELAEWIEAHTEGDLVAAADALGDRIYVLLGDAVATGLPASELFDEVHRSNMTKRATSADSGKGTKSDSFEAPNIAGILGRASQKEIDV from the coding sequence ATGGAAAAGAAGATAGCAAAAGTGACCGAGTTCCATCGATCCATTGGCGAGAAAGTCGCCGACGATGCCGAATTGCTCGAGCAAAATATCGAAGCCGATCGAAAGCTTGCTAACGGCTTGCGAGAATTGATTGCCAAGTCGATGTCAGATGGGCAACGTGGTTCTCACTTGAATCGTCGAGCGTTGATGGCGATCGAGGAACTGGCCGAGTGGATCGAGGCTCATACAGAAGGAGACCTGGTGGCTGCAGCCGATGCGTTGGGCGATCGGATCTATGTCTTGTTGGGAGATGCAGTCGCCACGGGACTTCCTGCCAGCGAGTTATTTGACGAAGTGCATCGGTCCAATATGACCAAGCGTGCAACGAGCGCTGATTCAGGAAAAGGAACAAAGTCAGATTCGTTCGAGGCACCTAATATCGCAGGTATTCTCGGGAGAGCTTCACAGAAAGAGATCGATGTATGA
- a CDS encoding LamG-like jellyroll fold domain-containing protein, which yields MSSSTAQLELMRRCLDGEASDDEFAQLEQRLRNDTEIRKTYLRYVNVDSALAALPKRFHPSAGYFGLGPCQHSQTTERGWFGSHGLTGWIAMSAVVVMLVGVLIHQTVDGNRSVPQHERAGQDVAPLGGINDTGVAVLTRVAGLEGATTKDWRVGQTVSPGLMAWDAGLMQLEFYGGATVVAEGPARIEILDESRIVCQWGRLRAHVPEPARGFAVLAPSFELVDLGTEFGLNVLDDGVSEVHVFDGKVELYDAESNRSPASRRELRAGDALTIDRDGTTTPATVRDIDFVTSDRLSTMADHHHQEQLHSWRALRESLQDDPRVIAYFPFEKSDTEDRLLIGDGVGGTTIEGAIVGCEWAQGRWPNKSSLQFKRPGDRVRITIPDDFEALTYSTWVRVDGLDRTRNSLLMTDGFGKNGIHWQIRQDGSLTLGMRYANERVHNYHTRPIFNLFRLGQWVHLATVYDTGKGQVTHYVNGEPAERLQLQPFADGELKIGNSTIGNWSGRGASDVRSFNGSIDELIIFSQALDGQEVRRIYEAGRP from the coding sequence ATGAGTTCGAGCACCGCCCAGCTTGAATTGATGCGACGATGTCTCGATGGCGAGGCATCCGACGATGAATTCGCTCAGTTGGAGCAGCGACTGCGCAACGATACGGAGATCCGCAAAACGTATTTGCGGTATGTCAATGTGGATTCGGCTCTCGCTGCACTGCCGAAACGCTTCCACCCGTCCGCTGGCTACTTTGGCCTAGGCCCATGTCAACATTCGCAGACAACCGAACGGGGATGGTTTGGTTCGCATGGACTAACCGGGTGGATCGCGATGAGCGCCGTGGTGGTGATGCTTGTCGGGGTGCTGATCCATCAAACCGTCGACGGGAACCGAAGTGTGCCGCAGCATGAGCGAGCTGGTCAAGACGTCGCGCCGTTGGGAGGCATCAATGACACCGGTGTTGCGGTGCTGACCCGGGTCGCTGGTCTAGAGGGGGCAACAACAAAAGATTGGCGAGTGGGCCAAACCGTCTCACCGGGGTTGATGGCTTGGGATGCGGGGCTGATGCAGTTGGAGTTTTATGGCGGGGCCACGGTTGTGGCCGAAGGTCCGGCGAGGATAGAGATCCTCGATGAATCGCGTATTGTTTGCCAATGGGGGCGTCTCAGGGCGCATGTTCCAGAGCCCGCGCGTGGGTTTGCGGTGCTTGCACCCTCGTTTGAGCTGGTCGACCTCGGCACAGAATTCGGATTGAATGTACTGGACGATGGGGTGTCCGAAGTTCATGTGTTTGACGGCAAAGTCGAACTCTACGATGCTGAATCAAATCGCAGTCCGGCGTCAAGACGCGAGCTTCGTGCGGGTGACGCACTAACGATCGATCGCGACGGAACCACGACGCCGGCGACCGTTCGTGATATCGATTTCGTTACATCGGATCGGCTCAGTACGATGGCCGATCACCACCATCAGGAACAGCTACACAGTTGGCGCGCCCTGCGTGAGTCGCTCCAGGATGATCCCCGCGTCATCGCTTACTTTCCCTTTGAAAAAAGCGATACCGAAGACCGATTACTTATCGGAGATGGCGTCGGTGGCACGACGATCGAGGGTGCCATCGTTGGTTGCGAATGGGCCCAAGGACGCTGGCCAAACAAATCATCGCTGCAGTTCAAGCGACCGGGCGATCGCGTGCGAATCACAATCCCGGACGATTTTGAAGCGTTGACCTATTCAACCTGGGTGCGAGTGGACGGACTCGACCGCACGCGCAATTCGCTTTTGATGACCGATGGTTTCGGTAAGAACGGAATTCACTGGCAGATTCGCCAAGACGGAAGTCTGACCCTTGGGATGCGATACGCCAACGAACGTGTTCACAATTATCATACGCGTCCGATTTTCAACCTCTTTCGCCTAGGGCAATGGGTGCATTTGGCGACCGTTTACGACACGGGCAAGGGGCAGGTGACCCATTACGTCAATGGAGAGCCTGCCGAACGTCTCCAGCTGCAGCCGTTTGCTGACGGGGAGCTAAAGATTGGCAATTCAACCATCGGCAATTGGAGTGGGCGTGGCGCATCGGACGTTCGTAGCTTCAATGGAAGCATCGATGAGCTGATCATCTTCAGCCAAGCACTCGACGGTCAGGAAGTGCGACGCATCTATGAGGCCGGTCGTCCATGA
- a CDS encoding protein-tyrosine phosphatase family protein: MIRDIFQNRLLISDAVSARDLKSIYDQDIAAVVDLAANEPPAVLGRDIIYCRFPLHDDESNTDEMLTAAIQCLRSLLQNNFRILVACSAGMSRSPTIAAAAISMMSGESLQDCLLSISSQVPHDVSPSLLESVVHICEKLGHDS, translated from the coding sequence ATGATTCGTGATATCTTTCAAAATCGATTGTTGATCAGCGATGCGGTCTCTGCTCGCGACCTGAAGTCAATCTATGATCAGGACATTGCCGCTGTGGTAGATCTCGCCGCGAATGAACCTCCCGCAGTCCTTGGACGTGACATCATCTACTGCCGTTTCCCACTTCACGACGACGAATCGAACACTGACGAGATGCTCACTGCGGCGATCCAGTGTTTACGCTCATTGCTTCAGAATAACTTCCGGATTCTAGTGGCATGCAGTGCTGGCATGAGTCGCTCGCCCACGATCGCAGCGGCAGCCATATCAATGATGTCGGGGGAGTCATTGCAGGATTGCCTTTTAAGCATCAGTTCGCAGGTGCCACACGATGTTTCCCCATCCCTGTTGGAATCGGTCGTTCACATTTGCGAGAAACTCGGTCATGATTCGTGA
- a CDS encoding NADAR family protein: MPCVAPSPVCAQLFPAAEDQILIRRVAEPGGWLSNMSPHPIVYEGLKWWHAEALFQALRLAPDDEAREAVREPRSPMMAKMIAKRFRTRHVVAPLSEADVENMRLCLALKLDAHADLRGKLIASGERLLVEDCSARGRRVNNLFWGAVRVQDEDCPLGYAWEGRNMLGRLWKEERAMLQTLIS, translated from the coding sequence ATGCCATGTGTTGCCCCGTCCCCAGTTTGTGCCCAGTTGTTTCCCGCCGCCGAAGATCAGATTCTGATCCGAAGGGTCGCCGAGCCTGGAGGTTGGCTCAGCAATATGAGCCCGCATCCGATTGTCTATGAAGGGCTGAAATGGTGGCATGCCGAGGCGCTGTTCCAGGCCTTGCGTTTGGCCCCGGATGATGAGGCCCGCGAGGCGGTGCGAGAGCCGCGTTCTCCGATGATGGCAAAGATGATTGCCAAGCGATTTCGGACGCGGCATGTGGTTGCGCCGCTGAGTGAGGCGGATGTCGAGAATATGCGGCTGTGCCTTGCGTTGAAGTTGGATGCCCATGCCGATTTGCGAGGCAAGTTGATTGCCAGTGGCGAAAGGCTGTTGGTGGAAGATTGCAGTGCCCGCGGCCGCCGAGTGAATAATTTGTTTTGGGGCGCCGTGCGTGTGCAAGATGAAGATTGCCCGCTTGGTTATGCCTGGGAAGGCCGCAATATGCTTGGTCGCCTTTGGAAGGAAGAAAGGGCCATGCTGCAGACCTTGATTAGTTAG
- the bamE gene encoding outer membrane protein assembly factor BamE domain-containing protein, whose translation MSQIKNLLLLCCLLLFTGCGNPITKDNYSEIKTGMTIDEVESILGTGTEQASSDASFGGISIDMKSMVWQDEEKIISITFSHDKVQSKSQIGL comes from the coding sequence ATGTCCCAAATAAAGAACCTTCTGCTGCTGTGTTGCCTCCTTCTCTTTACAGGTTGCGGCAACCCAATTACCAAAGACAACTATTCCGAAATCAAAACGGGAATGACGATCGATGAAGTCGAATCGATCCTCGGCACCGGAACCGAACAGGCCAGCAGTGACGCGAGCTTCGGCGGTATATCAATCGACATGAAAAGCATGGTTTGGCAAGACGAAGAGAAGATCATTTCGATCACGTTTTCGCATGACAAGGTGCAGTCGAAATCGCAGATCGGCCTTTGA
- a CDS encoding RNA 2'-phosphotransferase, whose amino-acid sequence MNKQLVSTSKFLSLVLRHQPDVIGIELDPEGWASIDRLIKNANARGTAISLDLLHEVVATSDKRRFALSDDGLRIRANQGHSVEGVDLKTRANRTARTVIPRHRRAIPSRHPRKGVVETISASCASVGGQRDRHKSRPTAR is encoded by the coding sequence GTGAACAAACAACTCGTTTCCACCAGCAAATTCCTCAGCCTGGTCCTTCGCCATCAGCCGGACGTGATCGGGATTGAACTCGATCCGGAAGGCTGGGCTAGTATCGATCGGTTGATCAAGAACGCGAACGCTCGCGGAACCGCGATCTCGTTGGATTTACTCCATGAAGTCGTCGCGACGAGCGATAAGAGGCGGTTCGCCCTCAGCGACGATGGTCTTCGCATCCGGGCCAATCAAGGACACTCGGTCGAAGGCGTCGACTTGAAAACTCGAGCCAATCGAACCGCCAGAACTGTTATACCACGGCACCGTCGAGCCATTCCTAGTAGGCATCCGCGAAAAGGGGTTGTTGAAACGATCTCGGCATCATGTGCATCTGTCGGCGGACAAAGAGACCGCCACAAAAGTCGGCCAACGGCGCGGTAA
- a CDS encoding SGNH/GDSL hydrolase family protein: MKRHITLLGDSIFDNKIYVPDGLSVYEHLTNMLTDADKASLVAVDGAVISSVFRQVERIPEATTHLVLSVGGNDALHLESSVFEQQSDDIRDALAKMKASLETFQCEYAKLIETLLNLKLPLAVCTVYDSIPGLDDAALCGLAIINDIITRIAFENSVNLIDLRVLCDESKDYSAVSPIEPSHQGGQKISHVINQATSEVTSSSSQVFKR; this comes from the coding sequence ATGAAACGACATATAACCCTGCTAGGCGACTCAATTTTCGATAACAAGATCTACGTACCTGACGGCTTGTCTGTCTATGAACACTTAACCAACATGTTGACCGACGCGGATAAAGCGTCCTTGGTTGCTGTCGATGGAGCTGTAATCAGTTCAGTGTTTCGTCAAGTTGAACGGATCCCCGAGGCGACGACACACCTCGTGCTGAGCGTTGGTGGTAACGACGCACTGCATCTGGAATCCAGTGTGTTCGAGCAACAGAGTGATGATATTCGTGACGCGTTAGCCAAGATGAAAGCGTCGCTTGAGACGTTCCAATGCGAGTACGCTAAACTTATCGAAACACTACTCAATCTCAAGCTTCCGCTGGCCGTTTGCACCGTCTATGACAGTATACCCGGTCTCGATGACGCAGCTCTCTGTGGTCTTGCCATCATCAACGACATCATTACTCGCATCGCCTTCGAAAACTCCGTCAACCTAATCGATCTTCGAGTGCTTTGTGATGAATCCAAGGACTATTCCGCAGTCTCTCCAATTGAACCATCGCATCAGGGCGGCCAGAAGATCTCGCATGTGATCAATCAGGCGACAAGCGAAGTCACTTCATCATCCAGCCAAGTTTTCAAACGTTAG
- a CDS encoding sigma-70 family RNA polymerase sigma factor: MENSDREQHDQFLRFFMEHEESLRLFVRSLLFNQEECREVMQEAAVVLWRKFDDSMDSIAFRRWAFGVARMEALTFRRDRARDRHTFGDDVVQLLEQTAQAETALLQRERNALGKCVEKLPADQRELVGSAYEPGVKKSELARKLGWTPMALYKKLHRIRMQLMDCTERELASEGNS; this comes from the coding sequence ATGGAAAATTCAGATCGCGAACAACACGACCAGTTTCTCCGGTTCTTCATGGAGCATGAGGAGTCGCTGCGTCTGTTCGTCCGTTCACTGCTCTTTAATCAAGAGGAATGTCGGGAAGTCATGCAGGAGGCGGCCGTTGTGCTTTGGCGAAAATTCGACGACTCGATGGACAGCATTGCATTTCGGCGTTGGGCGTTCGGTGTGGCGAGGATGGAGGCATTGACATTTCGCAGGGATCGGGCCAGAGATCGTCATACGTTTGGCGACGACGTCGTGCAGTTATTGGAGCAAACCGCACAAGCGGAGACGGCCCTATTGCAGCGGGAGAGAAACGCGTTGGGAAAATGCGTGGAAAAACTTCCCGCCGATCAACGCGAATTGGTGGGCTCTGCCTATGAGCCTGGCGTGAAAAAAAGTGAGTTGGCCCGCAAGCTCGGATGGACGCCAATGGCGCTCTATAAGAAGCTGCACCGCATTCGTATGCAGTTGATGGATTGTACCGAACGAGAACTGGCATCGGAGGGAAACTCATGA
- a CDS encoding GNAT family N-acetyltransferase, which produces MTPPPHSSAFRLRDYRPEDAPLLSSLFYDSVHRVNSRDYSPDQIAAWAPEQIDQGKWAARFQDKIAVVAKSDSTVVGFADISTDGHLDRLFVSAEHQRRGVASMLLDELVRRAGKLSIDCITTEASITAKPFFLARGFEVLKEQSVECRGQWLTNYRMQRLLE; this is translated from the coding sequence ATGACACCGCCTCCCCATTCCTCCGCCTTTCGACTCCGTGACTATCGCCCTGAAGATGCCCCTCTTCTTTCGAGCCTGTTTTATGACAGCGTCCACCGAGTCAACTCGCGTGATTACTCCCCCGACCAGATCGCGGCCTGGGCACCAGAGCAGATCGATCAAGGAAAGTGGGCTGCACGATTCCAAGACAAAATCGCGGTAGTCGCCAAATCGGATTCCACCGTCGTCGGCTTCGCCGACATCAGTACCGATGGACACTTGGATCGCTTATTCGTATCGGCCGAACACCAACGGCGTGGCGTCGCTTCGATGCTACTCGACGAGCTTGTTCGTCGAGCAGGCAAACTTAGCATCGATTGCATTACGACTGAAGCCAGTATCACCGCCAAACCATTCTTCCTCGCTCGCGGCTTTGAGGTTTTGAAAGAGCAATCGGTCGAGTGTCGTGGACAATGGTTGACGAATTATCGAATGCAGCGATTGTTGGAATAA
- a CDS encoding endonuclease/exonuclease/phosphatase family protein, translated as MIRSIVLFIASVGILSSNAIGETFTIATYNLNWGNRRGDQILDAISEADSDLICFQETTPVTARSEDRLHFSYAAL; from the coding sequence ATGATTCGGTCGATTGTACTATTTATTGCCTCCGTGGGCATACTTTCATCAAATGCGATTGGCGAAACATTCACCATTGCGACCTACAATTTGAATTGGGGTAACCGTCGCGGTGACCAAATTCTCGACGCAATTTCCGAAGCAGATTCCGATCTGATTTGTTTTCAAGAGACAACGCCCGTTACCGCTCGCTCTGAGGATCGATTACATTTTTCATACGCCGCACTTTGA
- a CDS encoding RNA 2'-phosphotransferase, whose amino-acid sequence MREKGLLKRSRHHVHLSADKETATKVGQRRGKPVILTIAAGRMHAAGHTFYLSANGVWLTDEVPTEFIEFNPRIEVAME is encoded by the coding sequence ATCCGCGAAAAGGGGTTGTTGAAACGATCTCGGCATCATGTGCATCTGTCGGCGGACAAAGAGACCGCCACAAAAGTCGGCCAACGGCGCGGTAAACCAGTCATCCTCACCATTGCCGCTGGTAGAATGCACGCTGCCGGCCACACGTTCTACTTGTCCGCCAACGGCGTTTGGCTCACCGACGAGGTGCCGACGGAGTTTATTGAGTTTAATCCCAGAATCGAAGTCGCAATGGAATGA
- a CDS encoding metal-dependent hydrolase, with the protein MNASLGAPKLRFSQIPWFRVWLPSVWKRRLMYDESMDIVTHAMIGAASSAGVFSTHPGFACGIVLGNVLPDLDAFSRVAGKHAFMKFHQTYTHSLAAISIPFFFAFALYRSGNPIWAELAMGLALGMVMHIGLDLTNSYGVRCLWPICSRRFALDWIFFIDLPIIVLSVIALLACWMLREPPSSLMVVSASYVVLLLIVVAVRGTIARRIRVMESESSSPQANSVLIPTTFSPFRFIACREADNHVELWQVNAISGQIVQENAVEILDDVIPVAVKDTKEWSAMRELSPYFHAVEQEEGPDVTIVVCRDLRIRNFGTRFGSLTCRIAPDGHIIEKKWEV; encoded by the coding sequence TTGAATGCATCACTCGGTGCACCAAAGCTGCGTTTCTCGCAGATTCCTTGGTTTCGGGTTTGGCTGCCAAGCGTATGGAAGCGGCGATTGATGTATGATGAGTCGATGGATATAGTCACTCATGCGATGATCGGTGCCGCTTCCTCAGCCGGTGTGTTCTCGACTCACCCTGGCTTTGCGTGCGGAATAGTACTTGGAAACGTGCTTCCTGACCTTGATGCGTTTTCGCGGGTCGCTGGTAAACACGCCTTCATGAAGTTTCACCAAACCTACACGCATAGCCTTGCTGCGATCTCAATCCCATTTTTTTTCGCATTTGCGCTGTACAGATCGGGCAACCCGATTTGGGCCGAACTTGCGATGGGCCTCGCGTTGGGGATGGTCATGCACATCGGATTAGATTTAACCAATTCTTACGGCGTTCGATGTCTTTGGCCGATCTGCTCAAGGCGATTCGCACTCGACTGGATCTTCTTCATTGACTTGCCCATCATCGTATTGTCCGTGATTGCGTTACTGGCTTGTTGGATGCTTCGGGAGCCCCCCTCTTCTTTGATGGTCGTATCGGCGTCCTATGTTGTTTTGCTGCTGATCGTCGTTGCGGTCCGCGGCACGATTGCGCGTCGTATTCGTGTGATGGAGAGTGAAAGTTCATCGCCGCAAGCGAATTCTGTTTTGATCCCGACGACGTTTTCCCCTTTTCGATTCATTGCCTGTCGTGAAGCAGATAACCACGTCGAACTTTGGCAGGTCAATGCCATCAGTGGCCAGATAGTTCAAGAGAACGCGGTCGAGATACTTGACGACGTGATTCCTGTGGCGGTGAAAGATACAAAGGAGTGGAGTGCAATGCGAGAGCTTTCGCCGTATTTCCACGCGGTAGAGCAAGAGGAAGGTCCGGATGTGACAATCGTCGTTTGCCGCGATCTTAGGATACGCAATTTTGGCACACGATTCGGAAGCCTGACCTGTCGAATCGCCCCGGATGGTCACATCATCGAGAAGAAGTGGGAGGTTTAA